From Triticum aestivum cultivar Chinese Spring chromosome 4A, IWGSC CS RefSeq v2.1, whole genome shotgun sequence, a single genomic window includes:
- the LOC123082123 gene encoding TPD1 protein homolog 1B-like isoform X1 has product MACFQTRPSAAVVVVVAVLLLQACYEGSQASASSSLQLQLPRHQMRKMLSASAPSMSSSGGGGRSAEPLELEECSKDLLEVYQINAPSMAGGIPTYSVEFTNTCIECLVCDVHVACGDFASNDVIDPAKFRRLAINDCLVNDGKSIEPSFPVSFQYGNSFPYPMTVASASCDCN; this is encoded by the exons ATGGCGTGCTTTCAGACGCGTCCAAGTGCTGCTGTTGTGGTCGTCGTCGCCGTGCTTCTGCTCCAGGCTTGCTATGAAGGTAGTCAAG CATCAGCGTCTTCCTCGCTGCAGCTGCAGCTTCCTCGGCATCAGATGCGCAAGATGCTCAGCGCCAGTGCACCTTCCATGTCATCGAGCGGCGGAGGAGGGCGCTCGGCGGAGCCGTTGGAGCTGGAGGAGTGCTCAAAGGATCTCCTGGAGGTGTACCAGATCAACGCGCCGAGCATGGCGGGCGGCATACCGACCTACAGCGTGGAGTTCACCAACACATGCATAGAATGTCTCGTGTGCGACGTCCATGTCGCATGCGGCGACTTCGCCTCAAATGATGTCATCGACCCGGCCAAGTTCCGCCGCCTCGCCATCAACGACTGCCTCGTCAACGACGGCAAGTCCATTGAGCCCAGCTTCCCCGTGTCCTTCCAGTACGGCAACTCCTTTCCCTACCCGATGACAGTCGCGTCCGCCTCCTGTGACTGTAACTAG
- the LOC123082123 gene encoding TPD1 protein homolog 1B-like isoform X2 — translation MACFQTRPSAAVVVVVAVLLLQACYEASASSSLQLQLPRHQMRKMLSASAPSMSSSGGGGRSAEPLELEECSKDLLEVYQINAPSMAGGIPTYSVEFTNTCIECLVCDVHVACGDFASNDVIDPAKFRRLAINDCLVNDGKSIEPSFPVSFQYGNSFPYPMTVASASCDCN, via the exons ATGGCGTGCTTTCAGACGCGTCCAAGTGCTGCTGTTGTGGTCGTCGTCGCCGTGCTTCTGCTCCAGGCTTGCTATGAAG CATCAGCGTCTTCCTCGCTGCAGCTGCAGCTTCCTCGGCATCAGATGCGCAAGATGCTCAGCGCCAGTGCACCTTCCATGTCATCGAGCGGCGGAGGAGGGCGCTCGGCGGAGCCGTTGGAGCTGGAGGAGTGCTCAAAGGATCTCCTGGAGGTGTACCAGATCAACGCGCCGAGCATGGCGGGCGGCATACCGACCTACAGCGTGGAGTTCACCAACACATGCATAGAATGTCTCGTGTGCGACGTCCATGTCGCATGCGGCGACTTCGCCTCAAATGATGTCATCGACCCGGCCAAGTTCCGCCGCCTCGCCATCAACGACTGCCTCGTCAACGACGGCAAGTCCATTGAGCCCAGCTTCCCCGTGTCCTTCCAGTACGGCAACTCCTTTCCCTACCCGATGACAGTCGCGTCCGCCTCCTGTGACTGTAACTAG